From Pan paniscus chromosome 9, NHGRI_mPanPan1-v2.0_pri, whole genome shotgun sequence, the proteins below share one genomic window:
- the LOC100979258 gene encoding olfactory receptor 5P4, with product METENNTTVTEFIISGLTDNPMLCAIFFVFFLAVYIVTILGNISIILLIQSSPQLHTPMYLFLSHLAFVDIGYSTSVMPIMLINFLREKTTIPVTGCIAQLGSHVMFGTTECFLLATVAYDHYVAICSPLLYSIQMPPVVCFLLLGASYLGGCLNASSFTGCLMNLSFCGPNKINHFFCDLFPLLKLSCGHVYIAEISPAISSASVLVSTLFTIIVSYIYILHSILKVCSTEGRKKAFSTCASHLTAVTLFYGTILFVYVMPKSSYSADQVKVAFVIYTVVIPMLNPLIYSLRNKEVKEAMRKLMARTHWFS from the coding sequence ATGGAGACTGAAAACAATACAACAGTGACAGAGTTCATTATTTCGGGATTAACAGACAATCCTATGCTATGTGCCATTTTCTTCGTGTTTTTTCTAGCAGTTTATATAGTTACTATACTGGGAAATATTAGCATAATCCTCTTAATCCAAAGCAGCCCACAGCTTCACACGCCAATGTACCTTTTTCTCAGCCATTTGGCTTTTGTGGACATTGGGTATTCCACATCGGTTATGCCCATCATGCTCATCAATTTCTTAAGAGAGAAAACGACTATTCCTGTCACAGGCTGTATAGCACAGCTTGGCTCTCATGTCATGTTTGGAACCACAGAGTGCTTCCTGCTGGCCACTGTGGCCTATGATCACTATGTGGCTATCTGCTCTCCCCTGCTTTACTCCATCCAAATGCCCCCAGTCGTCTGCTTCCTCCTACTGGGAGCCTCCTACCTGGGTGGATGCCTGAACGCTTCGTCTTTTACAGGCTGTTTGATGAACCTGTCCTTCTGCGGTCCAAATAAAATCAACCACTTTTTCTGTGACCTCTTCCCACTCTTGAAGCTTTCTTGTGGCCATGTTTACATTGCTGAAATATCCCCTGCCATCTCCTCTGCATCTGTCCTTGTCAGCACGCTGTTTACCATAATCGTGTCCTACATCTACATCCTTCACTCCATCCTGAAGGTGTGCTCTactgagggaaggaagaaggctttCTCCACCTGCGCTTCCCACCTCACTGCAGTCACTTTGTTCTATGGgaccattttgtttgtttatgtgatgCCCAAGTCAAGCTATTCAGCGGATCAGGTCAAGGTGGCATTTGTGATCTACACGGTGGTGATTCCCATGCTGAACCCCCTCATCTACAGTCTCAGGAATAAGGAGGTGAAAGAGGCCATGAGAAAATTGATGGCAAGAACACATTGGTTTTCCTGA
- the LOC100989712 gene encoding olfactory receptor 10T2-like, which produces MEKREINSAFGVKSRYRYLGPLYVIYTYYHIRIILLFTQAPDLDFFPAANVSIMGAIKLSHNLHTPMYFFLCGLSFSETCTTVVVIPRMLVDLLSESKTISLPECATQMFFFLGFASNNCFIMATMFYDRYTAIHNPLQYHTLMTRKICLQMMMASWMVGFLFSLCIIVTVFNLSFCDLNTIQHYFCDISPVVSLACNYTFYHEMAIFVVSAFVLVGGFILIMISYVFIVFIVIKLPSAKGRSKAFSTCSSHLTVGSIHYGFACFVYLRPKNSKSFDEDMLTAMTYTILTPLLNPIVYSLRNKEMQIALRKTLGSVFGVFPQKTKKEPEHF; this is translated from the exons atggagaaaagagagataAACAGTGCTTTTGGGGTAAAATCCAGGTATAGGTATTTGGGCCCACTCTATGTCATCTATACATATTATCATATTAGAATCATTCTTCTCTTCACTCAGGCTCCTGACCTTGACTTCTTTCCAG CTGCAAATGTGTCCATAATGGGGGCCATCAAGCTCAGCCACAACCTTCACACTCCTATGTACTTTTTCCTCTGTGGCCTGTCCTTTTCAGAAACTTGTACCACTGTGGTAGTAATCCCTCGCATGTTGGTGGACTTGCTATCAGAGAGCAAGACCATTTCTCTTCCTGAGTGTGCCACacagatgtttttctttctgggcTTTGCATCCAACAACTGTTTCATCATGGCCACTATGTTCTACGACCGCTACACGGCCATCCACAACCCACTGCAGTACCACACCCTTATGACAAGAAAGATCTGCTTGCAGATGATGATGGCTTCTTGGATGGTTGGGTTCCTGTTTTCTCTGTGCATCATCGTCACTGTATTCaacttgtctttttgtgacttgaACACTATCCAGCACTATTTCTGTGATATCTCACCAGTGGTCTCCCTTGCTTGTAATTACACTTTCTATCATGAAATGGCTATTTTTGTGGTCTCTGCCTTTGTGTTGGTGGGCggctttattttaattatgatttcTTATGTCTTCATTGTGTTCATAGTCATAAAGTTGCCCTCTGCAAAGGGGAGGTCTAAGGCCTTCTCAActtgctcctcccacctcactgtTGGGTCCATACACTATGGATTTGCTTGCTTTGTCTATTTGAGGCCCAAGAACAGCAAGTCCTTCGATGAAGACATGCTGACGGCCATGACATATACAATACTGACGCCTCTGCTTAACCCCATCGTGTACAGTCTGAGAAACAAAGAAATGCAGATAGCCCTAAGAAAAACACTAGGCAGTGTATTTGGGGTTTTCCCtcagaagacaaaaaaagagcctgaacatttttaa